The genomic region GCGGCGCTGCGCGAGGCCGAGGAGGAGACCGGGCTCGACCCCGCGGGTGTGCAGCTCTTCGGTGTGCTGCCCCGGCTCTACATCCCGGTGAGCGCGTTCGTCGTGACGCCCGTCCTCGGCTGGTGGCGCGAGCCCAGTCCGGTACGGGCGGTGGACAGCGGGGAGACCGCCCGGGTCTTCACGGTTCCGGTGGCCGATCTCACTGACCCCGCCAACCGGTTCACGACGGTCCACCCGAGCGGCCACCGGGGCCCCGCGTTCCTGGTCGAATCCGCTCTGGTCTGGGGTTTCACCGCAGGAGTGATCGACAGAATTCTGCACTTCGCGGGCTGGGAGCGGTCGTGGGACCGCACGAAGCAGGTCCCGCTCGACTGGCGCGCATGACAGGCTGGCCGACGTACTGGGCCACTTGGGCGCCGTACTGGGCCACTCGGGCGACGCTGCGATCCGCAGCGACCCCCCGAGCGGCCGGACCACCGGCCGGAGGGCCGTGACCGGCAACGAAATGCGAGGCTCCCGACGGTGAACGTGCTGGACATCCTGCTGCTGCTGGCCGCTGTGTGGTTCGCGGTCATCGGCTACCGCCAGGGTTTCGTCGTCGGCATCCTGTCCGTGACCGGTTTCATCGGCGGTGGTGTCGTCGCCGTCTACGTGCTTCCGCTGATCTGGGACCGGGTCACCGACAAGTCCGAGGTGTCCACGGGCGCCACCGTCGTCGCGGTCGTCATCGTGATCGTGTGCGCCTCGGTCGGCCAGGCCTTCACCACCCATCTCGGCAACAGACTCCGCCGCTTCATCACCTGGTCACCGGCGCGTGCCCTCGACGCCACCGGCGGCGCACTGGTCAACGTACTGGCCATGCTGCTGGTGGCCTGGCTGATCGGATCGGCCCTCGCCGGTACGACACTGCCCACCCTCGGCAAGGAGGTCCGCACCTCCAAGGTGCTCCTCGGGGTGTCCCGGGTGATGCCGGACCAGGCCGGCACCTGGTTCGCCGACTTCACCTCGGCGCTCGCCCAGAACGGCTTCCCGCAGGTCTTCAGCCCGTTCGCCAACGAGCCGATCACCGAGGTCAAGCCGCCCGACCCGGCGCTCGCCGACAGTCCGGTCGTGGAGCGCGCCAAGAAGTCGATCGTCAAGGTCGTCGGCACGGCGACGGGATGCAGCAAGGTCCTGGAGGGCTCGGGCTTCGTCTTCGGCAACCGCAGGGTGATGACCAACGCCCATGTGGTCGGCGGTGTCACCGAGCCGACCGTGCAGATCGGCGGCGAGGGCAAGCTGTACGACGCGAAGGTCGTGCTCTACGACTGGTCGCGTGACATCGCCGTACTGGACGTGCCGGACCTGAGGGCGCCCGCGCTCACGTTCACCGGCACCGACCAGGCCGCGCACAGCGGTGACAGCGCGATCGTCGCGGGCTTCCCCGAGAACGGTGCGTACGACGTCCGCTCCGCCCGGGTCCGCGGCCGGATCAACGCCAACGGCCCGGACATCTACCACCGCGGGAAGGTCACCCGCGATGTCTACTCCCTCTACACGACGGTCCGCCAGGGCAACTCCGGCGGCCCGCTGCTGACCCCGAACGGCAAGGTGTACGGCGTGGTCTTCGCGAAATCGCTCGACGACAGCAACACCGGCTACGCGCTCTCGGCCGACGAGATCCGTCAGGACATCGCCAAGGGGCTCAGCGCCAACCAGCAGGTCGACACCCAGGGATGCGCGCTGTGAGGCTCACGATTCTCGGCGGCGGCGGATTCCGCGTACCGCTCGTGTACGGCGCGCTGCTGCGCGACCACGCCCCCGGCCGGGTCACCGGGGTCACCCTGCACGACCTGGACCCGGCCCGGCTGACCGCCGTCGCGCGGGTCCTCGCCGACCAGGCGGCGGGTGTGCCGGACGCGCCGGAGGTCCGTACCACCACCGACCTCGACGAGGCGCTGCGCGGGGCCGACTTCGTGTTCTCGGCGATCCGGGTCGGCGGGCTCGCGGGCCGGGCGGCCGACGAACGGGTGGCGCTGGCCGAGGGCGTGCTGGGCCAGGAGACCGTGGGTGCGGGCGGCATCGCGTACGGACTGCGTACGGTCCCGGTCGCCGTCGACATCGCCCGGCGGGTGGCCCGGATCGCCCCCGAAGCCTGGGTCATCAACTTCACCAACCCGGCCGGACTGGTCACCGAGGCGATGGCGGCCCATCTCGGCCGCCGGGTCATCGGCATCTGCGACTCGCCGGTCGGACTCGGCCGCCGGGTCGCCCGGACCCTCGGCGCGGACCCCGACCTGGCGCGGTTCGACTACGTGGGGCTGAACCACCTGGGCTGGCTGCGCGGTCTGTACGTCGGCGAGCAGGACCTGCTGCCCGGACTCTTCGACGACGAGCGGCTGCTGACCTCCTTCGAGGAGGGCAGGCTCTTCGGCGCGGACTGGCTGCGTTCGATCCGGTCCGTCCCCAACGAATACCTGCACTACTACTACTTCAACCGCGAGACGGTCGCCGCGTACCAGCAGGCCGAGCAGACCCGCGGCGCCTTCCTCCGCGACCAGCAGGCGCGGTTCTACGACGAGATGGCGCATCCCGCGACGCCCGCCCTGGCGGCCTGGGACCGTACCCGCGCCGAGCGCGAAGCCACGTACATGGCGGAGAA from Streptomyces sp. NBC_01267 harbors:
- a CDS encoding NUDIX hydrolase; this translates as MTRAGETHTGRAQEGPVAVTDSGLPGWLAPVARAAGTVRPEQLSSFLPPESGSGRQSAVLILFGEGSSGPELLLMERATSLRSHAGQPSFPGGSLDPGDGDPQTTGPLRAALREAEEETGLDPAGVQLFGVLPRLYIPVSAFVVTPVLGWWREPSPVRAVDSGETARVFTVPVADLTDPANRFTTVHPSGHRGPAFLVESALVWGFTAGVIDRILHFAGWERSWDRTKQVPLDWRA
- a CDS encoding MarP family serine protease, with the protein product MNVLDILLLLAAVWFAVIGYRQGFVVGILSVTGFIGGGVVAVYVLPLIWDRVTDKSEVSTGATVVAVVIVIVCASVGQAFTTHLGNRLRRFITWSPARALDATGGALVNVLAMLLVAWLIGSALAGTTLPTLGKEVRTSKVLLGVSRVMPDQAGTWFADFTSALAQNGFPQVFSPFANEPITEVKPPDPALADSPVVERAKKSIVKVVGTATGCSKVLEGSGFVFGNRRVMTNAHVVGGVTEPTVQIGGEGKLYDAKVVLYDWSRDIAVLDVPDLRAPALTFTGTDQAAHSGDSAIVAGFPENGAYDVRSARVRGRINANGPDIYHRGKVTRDVYSLYTTVRQGNSGGPLLTPNGKVYGVVFAKSLDDSNTGYALSADEIRQDIAKGLSANQQVDTQGCAL
- a CDS encoding 6-phospho-beta-glucosidase, coding for MRLTILGGGGFRVPLVYGALLRDHAPGRVTGVTLHDLDPARLTAVARVLADQAAGVPDAPEVRTTTDLDEALRGADFVFSAIRVGGLAGRAADERVALAEGVLGQETVGAGGIAYGLRTVPVAVDIARRVARIAPEAWVINFTNPAGLVTEAMAAHLGRRVIGICDSPVGLGRRVARTLGADPDLARFDYVGLNHLGWLRGLYVGEQDLLPGLFDDERLLTSFEEGRLFGADWLRSIRSVPNEYLHYYYFNRETVAAYQQAEQTRGAFLRDQQARFYDEMAHPATPALAAWDRTRAEREATYMAENREAAGAGERAADDLESGGYENVALALMRAIARSESTTLILNVPNAGTLGVLDGTAVIEVPCRVDADGPHPLPVSQLTGHEAGLVTAVKAVERCVLEAAESGSTRAAVRAFALHPLVDSVNVARRLLDGYRGVHPGLGYLTGR